CCAGGGCCGCCATCGGCGTCTACCTCGACCTGATCTCCGCCAACCTCAACCTCTACCGCTTCCTGTTCCACCGGGCGGGCGCGGAGGACAGCAGGGTGCGCTCCCACATGACCTCGCTGGTGCGCAGCCTGGGGGAGGAGCTGGGCGAGATGCTCGCCGCCGAGCGGGTGGTGCCCGACCCGACGCGCGCCCAGGTGCTCGGGCACGCGTTCGTCGGCATGGTGCAGACGACCGGCGACTGGTGGCTGGAGCACCCGGAGGTGGACCGCGACCAGGTGGTGGAGGGCCTGGTGGACGTGATCACCGCCGCGCTCACGCCGGCCCCGTAGCGCGCGCCCTCACCAGCACGTGCCGGGCAGCGGGTGCTCCCGCCGCTCGCGCAGCAGCCGCAGCAGGTCCCACTCGTTCTCGCACACGCGCCGCCCGATCGCGGCCAGCTCCACGGAACGGGCGCCGCCGCGCAGGTGCCGCATGGTCTGCATGACGCAGATGACGCCCCACTTCAGCACGCCGAACGTCTCCCACCAGCGCAGCGCCTCACGATCGACGGCCTGCCCGCCCGCCTCCTCGTAGGCGTGCACCAGCTCGCCGTAGCCGCCGAACCCGCCCACCGGCAGCGGCGAGCCGAACCGCCACGCCTTCACGCACAGCCACCCGAGGTCCTCCAGGGGGTCGCCCGCGTGCGCGAGCTCCCAGTCGAGCACCGCCCTGATCCCCTCGGGCCCGACGATGAGGTTGCCGTTGCGGAAGTCGCCGTGCACCACCGTCCGCCGCCGGCCGCGCGGGCGCGTCTCCGCCAGCCGCCGCAGCGCCAGCTCGAACACCGGGTGCGGCTCGCCGAGCTGGTCGATCACCTCCCGCCAGCGCAGCAGCGGATCCTGCGGCTCGGGACCCTGCTCCGGCGGCAGGGCCGACAGCGGCATGCGGTGGATGGCCGCCAGCGCCTGCCCGCACTGCCGCGCCAGCCGCGGCCTGGCGGCCGCGTAGGCCTCGTCCCGCAGGATCTTGCGCGGGATCGTCTCGCCGGGGACGCGCGTCATGAGGATGTACGACTCCCCGCACGCGATGATCCGCGGCACCGGCACCCCCGCTCCGGCCGCCGCCCGCATCAGCCGCGCCTCGGCGGCCAGCCCGGCGCCCGCCTCGGGAGCGGCGCCGGGGGAGTCCAGGCGGAGGATCAGCTCGTGCCGGCCGCCGTCGCGGGTGGCGACGTCGAGCGCCCACGTCTCCCTCGACGCCCCGCCGGGCAGCCGGACACCGGCCTCGATCGTGGCGTCGGCCCCGAACGCCTCGCGGACGATCGCGTCACGATCGATCATCGCAGGCCGAACTCCCACGAACCGCCCGCCGCGTACTCGCCCAGGATCCGCCGCCCCACCGAGTCGATGTGCACCTCGTCCGGCCCGTCGTAGATGCGCCCGGCCCGCGCGTGCCGATACATGCGATCCAGCGGCGTGTCCGGCGTCAGGCCCGCCGCCCCGTAGACCTGGATGGCGCGGTCGATCACGTTGTGCAGCATGCGCGCACCGACGACCTTGATCGCCCCGATCTCCACCCGGGCCTCCGAGCCCCGGTCGATCGCCTCGGCGGCCTGCAGTGTCAGCAGCCGCGCCGACTGGATCTCGGTGTAGGAGTCGAACACGTGCTGCCGCATGAGCTGCTTGCTCGCCAGCGGCTGGCCGAACGCCGTGCGCTCGTGCAGCCGCAGGCACATCAGGTCGAAGGCCCGCTGCGCCTGCCCCAGCCAGCGCATGCAGTGGAAGATGCGCCCGGGCCCGAGCCGCCGCTGCGCGATGACGAAGCCGTGCCCGCGCTCCCCGAGCAGGCTCGACGCCGGGACGCGGACGTTGTCGTAGCGCACCTCGCAGTGCGCGCCGTCCAGCCCCAGCACCGGAGTCTCGCGCACGATCGTGTACCCGGGCGTGTCGGTCGGCACCACGATCATCGAGAAGGCCCGGTGCGCAGGCGCGTCGGGCTCGGTCCTGCACATCACGGTCGTGTACGCCGCCCGCGACGCCCCGGTCGTGAACCACTTGTGCCCGTTGATCACCCATTCGGCGCCGTCGAGCACGGCGGACGTGGTGATCTGCGTGGGATCGCTGCTGGAGACGTTCGGCTCGGTCATCGCGAAGCTGGGCGAGATCTCGCCGCGCACCAGCGGCTCCAGGAACCGCTCGCGCTGCTCGGGCGAGGCGTGCTCGTGCAGCATCAGCGAGTCCTGCAGCGTGTACGTGCCGAGCGCGATCTGGCCGTACTCGCTGCGGCCCTGCACCTCGTTGACGTAGACGTAGTCGAGGAACGGCAGGCCGCCGCCGCCCAGCTCACGCGGGTGGCCGAGCGCCCACAGCCCCTCCTTCTTGGCCTGCGCGCGCAGCTCGTCCAGCGCCGCCGCGGCTGCGGGGCCGCCCGCGTGCAGCACCGGCTCGGCGGGCTCGACCCGTTCGGTCATGAACGCGTGCACGGCGTCGCGAATCGGCCGGACGCTGTCAGGGACCGCGAAGCTCATGAAACGAACCCAACCCGAAACCCGGGCACCGGTCAACGGCTCAGGCAGCGGGATCGGCGGCGGCTGCGGGCGGCGGCTGCAGGCGGCCACCCAGAGCCGCGGTTGGCAGGGCGGCGGTTGGGGCGGCAGGGTCAGGGCGGCGGTTGGGGCGGCAGGGTCAGGGCGGCGGTTGGGGCGGCAGGGTCAGGGCGGCGGTTGGGGGCGGCAGGGTCAGGGCAGCCAGCTCACCCGGCCGCGCAGGAAGGCGTACCCGACGAAGGCGACGGCGTCGATGAGCGTGTGCGCCATGATCAGCGGCATGGTCCGCCCCCACCGCTGATACGCCCGCCCGAACACCACCCCCATCACCACGTTCCCCACGAACCCCCCGAAACCCTGATACAGGTGATACGACCCTCGCAGCAGCGACGACACCACCACCGCCTTCCACGGCGTCCACCCGGCCTGCCCCAGCCGGTGCAGCAGATAACCGGCGACGATGACCTCCTCCAGCACCCCGTTCTGCGCGGCGGCCAGCAGCAGCACCGGCACCTGCCACCACTCCTCGGGCAGCGCCCCCGGCACGACGGTCAGGTTCACGCCGGCCGCCCACACCGCGAGGTAGAACACCAGCCCGGAGCCGCCGATCGCGGCCGCGAGCAGCGCGCCGCGCACCAGATCGCCACCGGGCCGGCGGAAGTCCGCGCCGATCGTCCGCAACGACTCTCCCGAGCGCACCATCAGGTACGCCACCAGTCCCACCGGCGCCACCGCGATCGCGATCTGCACGAGCTGCAACGCCAGGTCCAGCCAGGGCCGCCCGGGCGCCATCGACCCGACGAGCACCGCCTGCTGGCCCTTCAGTTCGCGCGGCGCCGTCAGCGACCCGATCAGCCGCACGAACGCGACCAGGGCGCTGGCACCGAGCGAGACCGACATCACGACGAAGATCTCGGCCCTGATGAGGCGCGGGCCGAGCACGGGAGCCGGTTCGAGGGGGGACTGTGTGTGCATGTGCGCAGATTATCCGCAACATGATCGGACCCCGATAAAGGACGACTTTTCCCAAGATCCGATGTATCGTCCCCGCTCACACCGGCGGCTGGCTGGCGTGCAGCGCCGCGAGGATCGCCTGCTCCACGCTGTGGTGCACGGTCAGAACAGGCCGGGCCCCGGTGTCGTCCAGCAGGCGGGTGGGCGACTCCTGCAGCGCGGCCAGATGCAGGTCCCCGCCGTGCCGACGGGTCGAGGCGCGCACGTTGAGCAGCACCCGCAGCCCGGAGTGCCCCACGAACGGCACCTCGCTCAGGTCCAGCACCACCTGGTCGCCCGGCCGGCGCCGCGCCCGGCTGATGAAGGCGTCCAGCCGGTCGGCGTTGGCGGCCTCCAGATCCCCGGCCACCGAGATCACGGTGACGCCGGGCATGTGCTGGCAGGCGAACGTGGGCGGACTCATCGCGGCTCCCCGGCAGCGAGCGGACCTTCCGGCGGGCTGTGGCCGGGTGAGGATGGCCACGGCTCAGTCCTGCGCACGGGTCAGGAACGTCATGACGGCCAGCGCAAGCCCCACGAAACCGGCGAAGCCGGCCGCCCCGGCCAGGACGGCCAGCGGGACAGGCGTGCCGCCCAGCCAGGCCAGGCCGCCGCCGGCGAAGGCGACGAAGAGACCGGCGGTGACGATCACGGCCACCCAGAGTCCCCGGTAGTTGTTCATGGCGTTCCTCACGGCGTTGTGAAGGGTCGAAGTCGTCGGGCGTACCGGCTGTCTCGCTGCTGCGGTGGTGCCGGCGGGCCCGTGAACGCGGTGTCGCGGTCCGCCTCCATGCCTAGCGTCTGTCGGTTGTGCCGGTCGGCAGAGCTGCCGAACCGGTCCGATCCGGAACGAAGGCGTGCCGCCGATGGCTTGTCCGCCGCGCCGGAGGCGCTTTCCCCGCGCTCCTGCGCCCCGCGCTCCTGCGCCCCGCGCTCCTGCGCCCCGCGCTCCTGCGCCCCGCGCTCCTGCGCCCCGCGCTCCTGCGCCCCGGGGCCCTGCGCCTGCGCCCCGGCGTCAGTGGACGTGACCCAGTGCGCCGGTGGCGTGCGCCCCGGAGACTGCATGGCGGCTCTACGGCAGCTCCGCGGTGGCTACGCGGATCTTCGGAGGCGCTCCGGGAGTTGTCCGGGGGTTCCAGGAAGCCCTGAACGCTCGTGAGGCTGGTTGCCGCACCGCCATCACGTCTCACAGCGACCCGGAACGTACCGCAGCATCGATCCGATTCGTTCCGCACCGACCGTTCCAGAACGATCCGGAACGACCCGGAACAGCAAGGACTCCACCCGATGCCCGCTTGGGGACACCAAGGCACTGACCGTGTCGTACTGGCTCGTTCCGGATGAGCGACTTGAACGGATGTGGTCTCGGAGGCAAGGCCGAGTGCGAGAGACTTTTGCTTTCCGATTACTCCAAGGCGCAACCTGTGATTGGCGGTGACCGCCACGATGACTGGCCGTGCGGTCGACGCTCCCATGGAGCGGCTCTACGAAGAGATGCGGCGGCTGCGCCGCATCGCGGGCGATGTGTCGTACGGCTACATCGCCCGGAAGAACGTGCTCGGCCTGAGCAAGACCACCGTGGCGGCCATCTTCACCGGTCAGGGCCGGAAGAAACCGCCGCGCTGGGAGAGCTTCGCCTGCGTCTTCGACGTGCTGCGCACCGAGCTGACCGGCACCGGGGTCGCGACGGACACGCTGGGGAGCAAACAGCAGCTGTACCAGCTCTACCTCCAGGCGGTCGACGCCACGCCTCCCACGGCAGCCGCGCCGGGAGCGACGTCGCTCGCGCAGCATGCGTCGCTGCTCGTACAGGACGCGCCGCTTGGGCAGGAGGCTTCGCTCGTGCAGGAGGCTTCGCTTGAGCGGGAGGTCGCATCGGACCTTCCGGCTGGCTCTGCGATCACGATCCCACCGCCCTCCCGTTCAGCCGACCCGTTGGCCTCGCTCACTCTCGCGCCCGTCATGGCGTTGCAGACGCTTGCACCCGCATGCGAGCCGGAGGGCAGCGCATGGCCCGTGCCCGAGCCGGTTGTCGAGCTGGAGGACAGCCCGTGGCTCGTGCCCGGGGCGGTCGTCGGGCCGGAGGACAGCGCATGGCCCGCATGCGAGCCGGTCGTCAGGCCCGAGGGCAGCCCGTGGCCCGCGTGCGAGGACCTCCCCGGCACGCCCGCGCCGGACGGCGGGACGGTCGCGTCCGACCTCGCGCCACCGCAGCCCCAGGAACAGCCCTGTCCCGGAACGTCCGGCCCGCACCAGCAACAGGACGCCCAGCCCGTGGAGAAGGAGGCGACCTTCGCCGTCCTGAGCGCCTCGCCTCGCGGGCAGGCGACCGCGGACCGGATGCGCAGCTGGTTCGGCCCCTGCGGCCCGGCGCTTCTCGGTGATGCCGAGAACGACAACGCGCTGGCGGCCTTCAAGCTCGGCGTCCTGCTCATCAACAACGACGCCCCCCAAGAGGGCTGCATGTTCCTGCGCCGTGCCGCCGGCCTGAACGCCAGGCTCGCACTCACCCTGCCCGACCTCGCGGTCCGCGACCGGCTGTGCGGGGCGATCGTCGCCGACATCTGCCGCCAGATCGCCGCCGCCTACCGGGCCAGCGGGCTGCTGGTCATGGCCGACAGGTGGAAGCGCTACATCTCCACCATCGACACCACGTTCCCGCTCGCCATCCTCCTCTACCGCCGCACCCAGCCCGTCGGGCGCCACGCCCGCAACCTCAGCCACGATCTGGTCCGGCTGGAGGACAGCGAGGTGAGCCGGATCGGCACGGTCTACTGGCCCGTCAACGCGATCGGTGCCCTGCCGGTGGCGTCCTCGGCGGGCTCGGGCTCCGCCTCGCCGTACATCTCGGGTGATTCCGCTCAGGACGGGAGGTGGAAGCCGTCCTGGGGGCACACCTTCAACGAACAGAAGAACGGGCTGTGGAAGGGGATCATCACTCGCGGCATCAAGGCCGCGCGCCGGTCCTAGAGGCCCGCCTCGCCATCAGCACCGGCACGGCGCCCAGGCCCGCCCGCAGGGCCGGCGGCACCGGTTCGCGGTGGCGGTGGCACCGGTTCGTGGCGCGCCGTCGGCCAGTGCACGCCGATCGCGTCGGCGGCCGGTACACCCAGGTCGTGCTGGTGAATTGCGCGCGTGGAAGGCGCCGCTGGGCTGCGCCCGGCAGGCGATGTGGCCCCGTACAGCGGCGGTGGGCCGCCCGGAGGACAGCGGCGGCCCGCCGATGCGAGCACGAATCAAACCTTGGGACCAGCCCCGGGCTCTGCTAAGGAAGAGGGGTGACCGCTCCGCACGACGTCCCCACCGCGGCCGAACTCCTGGTCGCCGTCCGCGACTTCCTCGAAACAGACGTCCTCCCCGCCGTGAACGGCAGGGTCCGCTACCACACCCGCGTGGCCATCAACGTGCTGGGCATGGTCGAACGGGAGATCCACCTGGGCCCCGCCCAGGCAGAGCAGCACGCCGCGAGCCTGGCAGCACTCGGGATGGCGGACGACGCAGAGCTGGCCGCCGCCGTCCGCGAGGGCCGGCTGGCCGACGACGACGTGCTGGTGGCGGTGCTGGAGCAAGCGGTACGGGCGAAGCTGGAGGTGGCCAACCCCGGCTATCTCGACCAGGGCTGACCCCGGGGAACGACCACGCGGCCCGCCCCGAGGAAAGGGAACGGGCCGCGTAGCAGGAGGGGGTCAGTGGGAGCCGGTGAGGTCCAGGTCCTTGACCTTCGGGTCGCCCTCGTCGGCGAAGTAGTCGTCCCGCGCGGTGGCGTCCTCGCCGTCGGCCACCTTCACGGCCCTGAAGATAAGCGTGCCCAGGACGGCCACGATCAGGTTCACGGCCAGCGCCAGGAACCCGGCGTAGATCGTCATCTTGGTGTCGAAGCCGAAGTTGGACAGCGCGAACGCCGACCCGCCGAAGTGCTGCTTGCCGGTGGCCGGGTTCGGGATGAGGTAGAGCATCCACATGCCCGCCGCCAGGCCGGCCGCCCAGCCGGCGATCAGGCCGCCCTTGTGGAACCAGCGCGTGTAGAGGCCCAGCCCCACCGACGGCAGCGTCTGCAGGATGATGACGCCGCCGATGAGCTGCAGGTCGATCGAGAACTGCGGGTCGAGCAGCAGGATGCACAGCACCGCGCCCACCTTGACGACCAGCGACACCAGCTTGGAGACGGTGGCCTCCTGGGAGTCGGTGGCGTTCTTGTTGATGTACTCGCGGTAGATGTTGCGGGTGAACAGGTTCGCCGCCGC
The nucleotide sequence above comes from Nonomuraea gerenzanensis. Encoded proteins:
- a CDS encoding TetR/AcrR family transcriptional regulator — its product is MNGRDPDRRRALLDAADRVITSEGPGVSMAAIAAEAGITKPILYRHFGDKHGLYQALADRHVRTVIAQLRPELAGTGAGLRGRARAAIGVYLDLISANLNLYRFLFHRAGAEDSRVRSHMTSLVRSLGEELGEMLAAERVVPDPTRAQVLGHAFVGMVQTTGDWWLEHPEVDRDQVVEGLVDVITAALTPAP
- a CDS encoding phosphotransferase family protein, yielding MIDRDAIVREAFGADATIEAGVRLPGGASRETWALDVATRDGGRHELILRLDSPGAAPEAGAGLAAEARLMRAAAGAGVPVPRIIACGESYILMTRVPGETIPRKILRDEAYAAARPRLARQCGQALAAIHRMPLSALPPEQGPEPQDPLLRWREVIDQLGEPHPVFELALRRLAETRPRGRRRTVVHGDFRNGNLIVGPEGIRAVLDWELAHAGDPLEDLGWLCVKAWRFGSPLPVGGFGGYGELVHAYEEAGGQAVDREALRWWETFGVLKWGVICVMQTMRHLRGGARSVELAAIGRRVCENEWDLLRLLRERREHPLPGTCW
- a CDS encoding acyl-CoA dehydrogenase family protein, with amino-acid sequence MSFAVPDSVRPIRDAVHAFMTERVEPAEPVLHAGGPAAAAALDELRAQAKKEGLWALGHPRELGGGGLPFLDYVYVNEVQGRSEYGQIALGTYTLQDSLMLHEHASPEQRERFLEPLVRGEISPSFAMTEPNVSSSDPTQITTSAVLDGAEWVINGHKWFTTGASRAAYTTVMCRTEPDAPAHRAFSMIVVPTDTPGYTIVRETPVLGLDGAHCEVRYDNVRVPASSLLGERGHGFVIAQRRLGPGRIFHCMRWLGQAQRAFDLMCLRLHERTAFGQPLASKQLMRQHVFDSYTEIQSARLLTLQAAEAIDRGSEARVEIGAIKVVGARMLHNVIDRAIQVYGAAGLTPDTPLDRMYRHARAGRIYDGPDEVHIDSVGRRILGEYAAGGSWEFGLR
- a CDS encoding CPBP family intramembrane glutamic endopeptidase encodes the protein MHTQSPLEPAPVLGPRLIRAEIFVVMSVSLGASALVAFVRLIGSLTAPRELKGQQAVLVGSMAPGRPWLDLALQLVQIAIAVAPVGLVAYLMVRSGESLRTIGADFRRPGGDLVRGALLAAAIGGSGLVFYLAVWAAGVNLTVVPGALPEEWWQVPVLLLAAAQNGVLEEVIVAGYLLHRLGQAGWTPWKAVVVSSLLRGSYHLYQGFGGFVGNVVMGVVFGRAYQRWGRTMPLIMAHTLIDAVAFVGYAFLRGRVSWLP
- a CDS encoding STAS domain-containing protein, which produces MSPPTFACQHMPGVTVISVAGDLEAANADRLDAFISRARRRPGDQVVLDLSEVPFVGHSGLRVLLNVRASTRRHGGDLHLAALQESPTRLLDDTGARPVLTVHHSVEQAILAALHASQPPV
- a CDS encoding DUF6285 domain-containing protein, whose amino-acid sequence is MTAPHDVPTAAELLVAVRDFLETDVLPAVNGRVRYHTRVAINVLGMVEREIHLGPAQAEQHAASLAALGMADDAELAAAVREGRLADDDVLVAVLEQAVRAKLEVANPGYLDQG